The genomic interval tagtaatatatttgtttacttagCTGTTatgcaaatttattttctcctaACTGACCTCATTTAACGTTGGGCGTGACTGTGATGTTTTAGTCTCCCTACTACCCTAGCAGTCACTCATCGGAACATCGCAAGGCTGCTTTCAGACTAACGCATATGACGtattatgattttaatttttaccacaaatcacgttttataaaaaattgggcaataaagttttaagattttaaacacaaaatccgtttataatttttagaaaactaCAGTTTGCTTGTTTTTTGGTAGACTACATTTTAGgctacttgttttaaaatataaacctatGCGAATTTGCATTAACTTTGtcgttttttaataaatacatcatTTTAACACGACctgtgtttattttacccGCGATACATGACGTAATCAACATCTTTTTTTACGTTCAACTCATTCATGCGCAACGCTCGTAAGATCAAGATTGTTTCGTGCTAATAGTACGTTGGTATACGTTTTCCTGAGACCTGAATACGATGCTGGTAAGTCTCTCACTGTAGCATTAtactaataaacaaatacaagtaGCAGTAATTCGAAATATGCgcatttttgttgtaaaatggCTGTTTAATTTAGACGCACGAGTACAAAGTAGAAATGACATGCAGCGGTTGCTCCGGAGCTGTTACTCGAATTCTCTCCAAGAAATTAACTGAACCAGgtatacaataatatttttacaaatccTTTGATACACGCGTAGTTTGTTTCCAATcttacattaaaaatgcaGGTTCGAAGTTCGATGTTAATTTAGAAGCAAAAACTGTGACCATCACATCCGACTTACCAGAAGCTACTTTAACAGAGATGCTGAAGAAGTGTGGGaaagaagttacatacattggTTCAAAATGAAAATCATTTTTCCACTGCTAAATGTTATGCAAATCGATATTTATTACGTGCTGTTTATTAATTTCACATTTAGCTGTAAAAATGCACTACATTTCATTGCAGTAGCTCCCATAAATCCTTCATTgcatttctatttaaatgCATTGTAATTTAGAAAATTGCAATTTTCACTTCTGATATAGTAGCCATCATCTTGTCTTGTGTTGTCAAATAGatttaactttctttatttCGTCATTATAGGAATGAAATAGCAAAAATATGTAGGTTTATTGACAGTGCCATGAAGTAAGGATAGGGGGATTCTTAAACAAGGTTCTTTGATCACAACATAACACAACTATGTGTCTGCAAGCTCAGAACAATATCAGCTACCACAATCCTGTTCCTTCCAGAAGATGAGATTCATTCTCTCAGTTAACTTTCTTTACATGCAGTACCGGTCAGATTTCATCTTGGCACGCCTGGTAGTTTTACACAGTGCAAATGGTCATTAGAAGATATAGTTTAAATGCCTAatgattataaaaaatatgttaaagcAGTGCCTAattaatcattaaaaaaaatctgtaacaGGCTACCGATTTAACAGTTCTTCATGTAGTTTTCCTCCTTCTTTTGCACTATCCAGGTTTGAAGTATCTTCTTTTGTAATTCGTAATTTATGGTCCTGTAACATGTTTCTACTGTAATTTCACAtcgattttataattgttaaaattctCACCTGCCAACTTTGGAACTTTCTAACATAATTTAGCTCACAGTCTTTGGAagtttttgcagttttttctTCCACAGGTATACCATCATCATCTTCATTTGATTTCCGCTCACTTATTGACCTTACCTgtgtaaaaacacaaattttatttcaagctTACAACAACTACACAATTTTTAGCATAgcaatcataaaaaaacacaaaagctATTTCACAAACCTGAACAAGTTCTTCTGATCCTGCTGATCTACTTGTTGCAACTATGTCTCCCTCATCATTACAATTGATAAAGCAACCATTGGATGCCATCAAAGCAAGTTTACCCTTtagaaaacaagtttaattttaaatcatcATTATAAAATGTCTTGATACTATTCTGTTGGTGAGgactgcttacgagttactacattTGCAACTTTCACTGAACTTAGTGTGTGACTTTTTGGACAACGAATTAgtaactactgggttggaaaaatgtttgttaagtgTCCTGCTCAAGGATACATCGGCCAATGGGTATAAGTGTTGATTGAGATGCAGGCGCTAATCTATGGTCCCAGAAAAGTTGATGCTAATATATCTACATTCAAATTACAGCACTCAAATTTCAACTAtcatttttcaatattttccatttggtaCAACCAAAACACCCAGCTACAAATTATTTCGATTGCcacgtttaaataaaaatagattttaccTCTTCAAAAACAGGTTCCCATTGTTCCTTAGAACTTATAGCATCACTAATCCCAACTACTTTGTTGTTTCTATCAATGCTTAAGTACTTTCCAAACCCAGTCTTGAATGCAACtctaaaattaaagttatatttcaatggctcatctggtatgttatttgtttgaagAAAACATAACCCGAATGGGGCGTTAAATGATTATTTACAATATGCTACTTACAATATTAAAgttatcatttaaataaagataGGCAATATATTTGATCAACTTAGCATTTTGCTACAGATATAAGATTTTTATACTTACTTTGAGTCAGAAATTACAACACATGTTAACTGTTCAGGTAAGTCAGGTCCATCTCCTTCATCTCTTGGAGCACCAACTGTAAAGAAGCCGTTGTCCATTGCACTAATATATGTGTGCTTTCCCATTTCAATAGCTATTGTGCCTGAAAATATATCAGTTGAAAGTATTGTAAGgatgtataaaataataaagaaatgaaacaacatttgttgTAACATAGCaacaaaggtgttctgttttacacaactcgttctcgcttacaagttacaacctAGGAACTCATAAGATCTATtgcgttggagcaattgctgttaagtgtcttgcacgaGGACCCATATGTTCAGTGCCATACCTGTGGTAGCAGTGTTAAGCCTCCAATATCCTCTGGGCTGGAGGCAGGCACTCTATGCAATGTACACCATCACCAGATTTTACAAGAACGCTACTTCGTCATATTACACAAACTGAACTTTCACTTCTAGACTGTTTATGCATCCCATTAAAAACATACAcctatatttttgtaacagtTCACTGAACGAAACAttattaccctttttgcatggtcacttttatgcgcgtaactactcgcaaaaacaaagttaacacgcataacgtcataagcgtgtaaTCTGCTttaggaggttggttgttgttcgcattatgcgagtaaagatAAGTATGGTGAaagtacagtttcacttttaagagcccaatctttttcgggtattatttcTACAGTTTTTAGCTGGTAGTAGCCCCATTAAGCATCaaaacctattttataaactagatttaacaatattgcgctaaaattagctaactcaatgttgatacgcgcattaCCCAATGACCCTGCAAAACAACGCGGtaagcgagttatcatatgacgagttaatgcgaatcgctattcgcattaactttttaccatgcaaaaagggtatatgtCATTGTGTGTGAATTGCTAAAATATATGTACCTTTAAATTCCTCAATTTGTGAAGTTTTCCACCAACCACCATGTGCATTCATGTCTTCTGCAAACTCTTTCTCTTTTCTAATCTGTTCTTCgtctttctttcttttcttgtgtttctttttcttctcttTTGGCCTGTggataaaacaataaaaaacagttttataaaaattaaatttccttttttttttctgacaaACCAAAATACATTGGACCCTATTACTAAAGAAACCAAACAATCAAGAACCCACTTTTTCCGTTTCTCTCCTTTGAATACAAGTTTtgatgttttaactttttgataatcattcatgtttaaaattccaaataaaaacgttctttctgaaaaaaaattaaattcaataGGCAATAAGTAGAAAGGAAGTACTTAGTTGCAACAAAGACATTTGCGAAAACGCTTTATATTAACCTTAAAAAATTGAATGGAATTGAACAGaaagaacattaaatattttaatcatatactttttattttagttaaacaaagattttatatttaattttaaatatatatgttgaaaTCATAATGTATGTTATGAAGTGAACATTAGTGCACTTGTAAAGCAATtaccataaaaacaaaatagaacatcttcaataaaacttaacaatatcgggtaaataaaaaccaagaaataaaaaaatgtcgtaccacaaaaaacaaagaaacagtggtaacttaaaaaacaatacctataacttttattaaattttattaacaaattgAACGTCAATAGGATTATAAATGATAGTGCTTCGGTCTTGCAAGTTTTGTGTGAACACAATTGTTTGTTGCTGCATTTCTTCACTTTCCATCTTGCTCTGCTCACGTTGGTGTTTTCGATTGTGCAAGCGTAGTTCGACGTACTGGTTAAAACTTTTGCCGCACATGTCACAAATATAGGGCTTCTCACCGCTGTGAATACGCTGGTGGACTTGCAAGTTTTCTTTACGGTTGAAGATTTTGTCgcactgtgggcatgggaacTTGTCAAAGTGAATTCGGCGATGCATGGAAATGCGGCGCTTCgaaaccactttgccacaaaTATCGCAGGTTGCTGTTAAAATCTCCCCTGGATTGGTATCATGGTATCGTAAGTGcttgttaatgttaaatttcattataaactttttacaaatttggcATTTCACCTTCTGGCTACCGACGGCGTTTTTGCCGTGGTAACGGTCCGCATGGTTTCTTATCATTGGGATAAGCCGACACGGTTTGAGAGCAACTGATCTTGATTCTAAGCATAAGTTGCATTCAAACAGTAGGCACTTAGCAGCAGTGCTACAATTTTCAATATTCGAGATTTCCATTGCTTTACTAAGCTGATCCTGCAAATGTCTGAAATAAAAAGCCAATGTCATAGATTGCTTGCAGGTTCTACATTCCGTATTCTGTTCCCAACCTGGAATCAAAAGTTGAGCAGCAGAAAGCACGGCATCCATACTAACTTGGTCCGGTTTCTGATGAAGCAAAGTAACGTTGAACTGGGAAGATGTTGTTTCTAATGGGACATCATTATGTTCCAATTCTTCCAAGCTACCAGATACAGTGACAACTATTGGTTTTGGCAAAGCAGAAAAATCAGGCAAATTGTGAATATCCTGACAATGTTTTGTGAATTCCTTCACACTGACATTTGTTTTGCAAAGCGGACAATGTGCTAAAGCATTTGAATggtgtttaaaaacatgaagAGCGAATAGAAATTTGTTGAAGAACTTTTCTTCGCAGCACGAACCGACCGGCGTCTTGTATATTCGATCATCATTTTTATTTCGCTTTCCCCCAAacttttccctttttttcagatttctTTTCGATCGGCGttgttttttcattacaaTTTCAGAATCACTTTCTTTTTCTATTTCAAAACTTGAATCATCTGAACTTTTCTCAGTCTCTATTTCCTTTGGGACAAAATCCACATCTTTGCTATCATTCTGAACTTCTTTATTTGATGCAAAAGTCGTTTCCattgaatgttttataataaaactttcgGTCTTCTTTTTGCAAACCCGTTCTTTCTCAACACCAAATGAGTTTAGTAGTAACCCAACATTCGGATCAAACGTAATTAACTTTTGTAACAAAGTCTTTCTTATTTCTTCATCTTTACTGTTATCCTTCAGCATTTCAATTATTTGATTTGGGTTTTCGTTTAAAGAATCAGCACAGTTTGAAATTAAACCAGTGTAACAATATTCCACAATCGATTCAAAGATTTTCGGAACATCTAGTGTTCTTCGTTTTTCTATTAAACTCGCTTCAAGACCATTTTGTAAATCAGCAACATCTTGATTTAATGTCTCCTTTGCCACAGTACCTTCACAACTAACTTGTTCTATGTTTATCGGCAATTCTCCCAGCACTGCCTCCATCACACAACTGTGCACAAGCAAGTGTCTGCCATCCCCAGCTTCCAAATCATTTTCACAAACACGAAGTTCAAGATTACAGTGTTTACTATCCGACAACCGCTGTTGATTCAATCCATCTACAACTTTCCGATAATGACCTTCCAATGTTTCCTCCTTTTTCAatgctttatatttttcaaaagcAT from Ciona intestinalis chromosome 2, KH, whole genome shotgun sequence carries:
- the LOC100179962 gene encoding protein FRG1 → MNDYQKVKTSKLVFKGEKRKKPKEKKKKHKKRKKDEEQIRKEKEFAEDMNAHGGWWKTSQIEEFKGTIAIEMGKHTYISAMDNGFFTVGAPRDEGDGPDLPEQLTCVVISDSKVAFKTGFGKYLSIDRNNKVVGISDAISSKEQWEPVFEEGKLALMASNGCFINCNDEGDIVATSRSAGSEELVQVRSISERKSNEDDDGIPVEEKTAKTSKDCELNYVRKFQSWQDHKLRITKEDTSNLDSAKEGGKLHEELLNRRAKMKSDRYCM
- the LOC108951044 gene encoding uncharacterized protein LOC108951044 gives rise to the protein MAEHYFNRMKSIQLSDDTYSLWTLSKESTGLTDDDFAKTLLDAFEKYKALKKEETLEGHYRKVVDGLNQQRLSDSKHCNLELRVCENDLEAGDGRHLLVHSCVMEAVLGELPINIEQVSCEGTVAKETLNQDVADLQNGLEASLIEKRRTLDVPKIFESIVEYCYTGLISNCADSLNENPNQIIEMLKDNSKDEEIRKTLLQKLITFDPNVGLLLNSFGVEKERVCKKKTESFIIKHSMETTFASNKEVQNDSKDVDFVPKEIETEKSSDDSSFEIEKESDSEIVMKKQRRSKRNLKKREKFGGKRNKNDDRIYKTPVGSCCEEKFFNKFLFALHVFKHHSNALAHCPLCKTNVSVKEFTKHCQDIHNLPDFSALPKPIVVTVSGSLEELEHNDVPLETTSSQFNVTLLHQKPDQVSMDAVLSAAQLLIPGWEQNTECRTCKQSMTLAFYFRHLQDQLSKAMEISNIENCSTAAKCLLFECNLCLESRSVALKPCRLIPMIRNHADRYHGKNAVGSQKVKCQICKKFIMKFNINKHLRYHDTNPGEILTATCDICGKVVSKRRISMHRRIHFDKFPCPQCDKIFNRKENLQVHQRIHSGEKPYICDMCGKSFNQYVELRLHNRKHQREQSKMESEEMQQQTIVFTQNLQDRSTIIYNPIDVQFVNKI